One segment of Channa argus isolate prfri chromosome 17, Channa argus male v1.0, whole genome shotgun sequence DNA contains the following:
- the capn3b gene encoding calpain-3b isoform X1 — MGDMNHKGNVLVVEDTEIKVLYETEATLGPDSQTDYPSAGTNSIYSAILSRNDAVKDAKRLKTFLELRDKYLNKKVLFEDPLFPANDSSLFYSQKAPMKFEWKRPSEICENPQFIVDGANRTDICQGELGDCWLLAAIACLTLNEKLLYRVIPQDQSFTENYAGIFHFQFWRYGEWIDVVVDDRIPTFKNQLVFTKSFRKNEFWSALLEKAYAKLHGSYEALKGGNTLEAMEDFTGGVTEFFELSDSPKDLYNIMRKALERGSLMGCSIDIRSASEMETRTDQGLVKGHAYSIIALEECDEVAKDSRIRLIRLRNPWGWVLWKGPWSPNSKEWSTISIADKENLKKQTVESSEFWMSFDDFQKNFTKLEMCNLTPDTLQGDERHSWTVSVNEGRWVRGSSAGGCRNFPDTFWTNPQYRLQLYEEDDDPEDGEVVCTVVVALMQKGRRMQRHKGAKFLTIGFSIYEVPKEMCGQDQHLQKDFFLYTASIAKCKTYINLREVTERFRLPPGEYVIIPTTFEAHQEGEFILRVFSEKQSTSEEAESTIGSTITQQDKKKKEKPIVFVSDRARANKEIEHDSIQGEKRKKPKKKLLQPEEETEEEKQFRAIYQQIAGEDMQICANELKMIMRNILAKHSEIKTKEGFSLETCRSMIALMDTDGTGKLNLQEFKHLWKKIKQWQLIFKHYDKDKSSSISSFEMRNAVNDAGFQLNKQLYDILAMRYADEHLNIDFDSYICCFVRLEGMFRAFNAFDKDGDGLIKLNVLEWLQLTMYS; from the exons ATGGGGGACATGAATCATAAAGGAAATGTGCTGGTTGTGGAGGACACAGAAATCAAAGTTCTCTATGAAACTGAAGCAACACTTGGGCCTGATAGTCAAACTGACTATCCATCTGCTGGGACAAACTCAATCTACTCTGCGATTCTGAGCAGAAATGACGCTGTCAAGGATGCCAAGCGTCTTAAGACTTTTTTGGAACTGCGAGACAAATACTTAAACAAGAAGGTTTTGTTTGAAGACCCTCTCTTCCCTGCAAATGACTCCTCACTCTTCTACAGTCAAAAAGCTCCAATGAAGTTTGAGTGGAAACGCCCCTCA GAAATTTGTGAAAACCCCCAATTCATCGTAGATGGAGCCAATAGAACAGACATCTGTCAAGGAGAACTGG GTGACTGCTGGCTACTCGCTGCCATCGCCTGTCTGACACTGAATGAGAAGCTGCTCTACAGAGTGATTCCCCAGGACCAGAGCTTCACTGAGAACTATGCCGGCATCTTCCATTTCCAG TTCTGGCGTTATGGTGAATGGATCGATGTTGTTGTGGACGATCGCATCCCCACGTTTAAGAACCAGCTGGTGTTCACCAAGTCTTTCAGAAAGAATGAGTTCTGGAGCGCTCTATTGGAAAAAGCTTATGCCAA GTTGCATGGCTCTTATGAGGCACTGAAAGGGGGGAACACTTTGGAAGCCATGGAGGATTTCACAGGTGGAGTTACTGAGTTTTTTGAGCTGTCTGACTCACCCAAAGACCTCTACAACATCATGAGGAAGGCGCTGGAGAGAGGCTCGCTGATGGGCTGCTCTATAGAT ATTCGTTCAGCCAGTGAAATGGAGACTCGAACTGACCAAGGGCTGGTCAAAGGTCACGCCTACTCTATCATAGCACTAGAAGAG TGTGACGAGGTTGCAAAGGACTCCAGAATTCGCTTGATACGTTTACGCAATCCCTGGGGTTGGGTGCTGTGGAAGGGACCCTGGAGCCCAAA TTCAAAGGAGTGGTCGACCATTTCCATCGCAGACAAAGAGAACCTAAAAAAACAGACTGTAGAGTCGAGTGAGTTCTG GATGTCCTTTGATGATTTCCAGAAGAACTTCACTAAGCTGGAAATGTGTAACCTCACTCCCGACACACTGCAGGGAGATGAACGGCACAGCTGGACGGTGTCAGTCAATGAGGGCCGCTGGGTGAGAGGCAGCTCGGCTGGCGGCTGCAGGAACTTCCCAG acacATTTTGGACAAACCCTCAGTATCGGCTGCAGCTGTATGAAGAGGATGACGACCCAGAGGATGGGGAGGTGGTCTGTACTGTTGTTGTGGCTCTGATGCAGAAAGGACGAAGGATGCAACGCCATAAAGGGGCCAAATTTCTCACCATTGGATTTTCCATCTATGAG GTGCCGAAGGAG ATGTGTGGACAGGATCAACACCTGCAGAAGGACTTCTTCCTGTACACAGCCTCCATAGCTAAATGCAAGACCTACATTAACCTGCGGGAGGTAACGGAGCGTTTCCGCCTGCCTCCAGGAGAGTATGTCATCatccccacaacctttgaagCCCATCAAGAGGGAGAGTTCATCCTCAGGGTCTTCTCTGAGAAGCAGAGCACGTCTGA GGAAGCTGAGAGCACAATCGGGTCTACAATAACGCAG caagacaagaaaaagaaagaaaag CcgattgtgtttgtgtcagacaGAGCACGTGCCAACAAAGAAATTGAGCATGACAGCATTCAgggggaaaagagaaagaaaccaaAG AAAAAACTGTTACAACCTGAGGAGGAGACTGAGGAGGAAAAACAGTTCAGAGCCATTTACCAACAGATTGCTGGTGAG GACATGCAGATCTGTGCCAACGAACTTAAGATGATCATGAGGAACATACTCGCCAAAC ATAGTGAAATTAAGACTAAAGAAGGTTTCAGTCTTGAGACATGCCGGAGTATGATCGCTTTGATGGAC ACTGATGGCACAGGAAAGCTGAACCTGCAGGAGTTCAAACACTTGTGGAAAAAGATCAAGCAGTGGCAG CTGATCTTCAAACATTATGATAAAGACAAATCCAGCTCCATAAGTAGTTTTGAGATGAGGAACGCTGTCAATGATGCAG GGTTTCAGCTCAACAAACAGCTGTATGACATCTTAGCCATGCGCTACGCAGATGAACACCTGAATATCGACTTTGACAGCTACATCTGCTGTTTTGTGAGACTAGAGGGCATGTTCA GGGCATTCAATGCCTTTGATAAAGATGGGGATGGACTAATCAAGCTTAATGTCCTGGAG tGGCTTCAGCTGACCATGTACTCTTAA
- the capn3b gene encoding calpain-3b isoform X2, whose translation MGDMNHKGNVLVVEDTEIKVLYETEATLGPDSQTDYPSAGTNSIYSAILSRNDAVKDAKRLKTFLELRDKYLNKKVLFEDPLFPANDSSLFYSQKAPMKFEWKRPSEICENPQFIVDGANRTDICQGELGDCWLLAAIACLTLNEKLLYRVIPQDQSFTENYAGIFHFQFWRYGEWIDVVVDDRIPTFKNQLVFTKSFRKNEFWSALLEKAYAKLHGSYEALKGGNTLEAMEDFTGGVTEFFELSDSPKDLYNIMRKALERGSLMGCSIDIRSASEMETRTDQGLVKGHAYSIIALEECDEVAKDSRIRLIRLRNPWGWVLWKGPWSPNSKEWSTISIADKENLKKQTVESSEFWMSFDDFQKNFTKLEMCNLTPDTLQGDERHSWTVSVNEGRWVRGSSAGGCRNFPDTFWTNPQYRLQLYEEDDDPEDGEVVCTVVVALMQKGRRMQRHKGAKFLTIGFSIYEVPKEMCGQDQHLQKDFFLYTASIAKCKTYINLREVTERFRLPPGEYVIIPTTFEAHQEGEFILRVFSEKQSTSEEAESTIGSTITQPIVFVSDRARANKEIEHDSIQGEKRKKPKKKLLQPEEETEEEKQFRAIYQQIAGEDMQICANELKMIMRNILAKHSEIKTKEGFSLETCRSMIALMDTDGTGKLNLQEFKHLWKKIKQWQLIFKHYDKDKSSSISSFEMRNAVNDAGFQLNKQLYDILAMRYADEHLNIDFDSYICCFVRLEGMFRAFNAFDKDGDGLIKLNVLEWLQLTMYS comes from the exons ATGGGGGACATGAATCATAAAGGAAATGTGCTGGTTGTGGAGGACACAGAAATCAAAGTTCTCTATGAAACTGAAGCAACACTTGGGCCTGATAGTCAAACTGACTATCCATCTGCTGGGACAAACTCAATCTACTCTGCGATTCTGAGCAGAAATGACGCTGTCAAGGATGCCAAGCGTCTTAAGACTTTTTTGGAACTGCGAGACAAATACTTAAACAAGAAGGTTTTGTTTGAAGACCCTCTCTTCCCTGCAAATGACTCCTCACTCTTCTACAGTCAAAAAGCTCCAATGAAGTTTGAGTGGAAACGCCCCTCA GAAATTTGTGAAAACCCCCAATTCATCGTAGATGGAGCCAATAGAACAGACATCTGTCAAGGAGAACTGG GTGACTGCTGGCTACTCGCTGCCATCGCCTGTCTGACACTGAATGAGAAGCTGCTCTACAGAGTGATTCCCCAGGACCAGAGCTTCACTGAGAACTATGCCGGCATCTTCCATTTCCAG TTCTGGCGTTATGGTGAATGGATCGATGTTGTTGTGGACGATCGCATCCCCACGTTTAAGAACCAGCTGGTGTTCACCAAGTCTTTCAGAAAGAATGAGTTCTGGAGCGCTCTATTGGAAAAAGCTTATGCCAA GTTGCATGGCTCTTATGAGGCACTGAAAGGGGGGAACACTTTGGAAGCCATGGAGGATTTCACAGGTGGAGTTACTGAGTTTTTTGAGCTGTCTGACTCACCCAAAGACCTCTACAACATCATGAGGAAGGCGCTGGAGAGAGGCTCGCTGATGGGCTGCTCTATAGAT ATTCGTTCAGCCAGTGAAATGGAGACTCGAACTGACCAAGGGCTGGTCAAAGGTCACGCCTACTCTATCATAGCACTAGAAGAG TGTGACGAGGTTGCAAAGGACTCCAGAATTCGCTTGATACGTTTACGCAATCCCTGGGGTTGGGTGCTGTGGAAGGGACCCTGGAGCCCAAA TTCAAAGGAGTGGTCGACCATTTCCATCGCAGACAAAGAGAACCTAAAAAAACAGACTGTAGAGTCGAGTGAGTTCTG GATGTCCTTTGATGATTTCCAGAAGAACTTCACTAAGCTGGAAATGTGTAACCTCACTCCCGACACACTGCAGGGAGATGAACGGCACAGCTGGACGGTGTCAGTCAATGAGGGCCGCTGGGTGAGAGGCAGCTCGGCTGGCGGCTGCAGGAACTTCCCAG acacATTTTGGACAAACCCTCAGTATCGGCTGCAGCTGTATGAAGAGGATGACGACCCAGAGGATGGGGAGGTGGTCTGTACTGTTGTTGTGGCTCTGATGCAGAAAGGACGAAGGATGCAACGCCATAAAGGGGCCAAATTTCTCACCATTGGATTTTCCATCTATGAG GTGCCGAAGGAG ATGTGTGGACAGGATCAACACCTGCAGAAGGACTTCTTCCTGTACACAGCCTCCATAGCTAAATGCAAGACCTACATTAACCTGCGGGAGGTAACGGAGCGTTTCCGCCTGCCTCCAGGAGAGTATGTCATCatccccacaacctttgaagCCCATCAAGAGGGAGAGTTCATCCTCAGGGTCTTCTCTGAGAAGCAGAGCACGTCTGA GGAAGCTGAGAGCACAATCGGGTCTACAATAACGCAG CcgattgtgtttgtgtcagacaGAGCACGTGCCAACAAAGAAATTGAGCATGACAGCATTCAgggggaaaagagaaagaaaccaaAG AAAAAACTGTTACAACCTGAGGAGGAGACTGAGGAGGAAAAACAGTTCAGAGCCATTTACCAACAGATTGCTGGTGAG GACATGCAGATCTGTGCCAACGAACTTAAGATGATCATGAGGAACATACTCGCCAAAC ATAGTGAAATTAAGACTAAAGAAGGTTTCAGTCTTGAGACATGCCGGAGTATGATCGCTTTGATGGAC ACTGATGGCACAGGAAAGCTGAACCTGCAGGAGTTCAAACACTTGTGGAAAAAGATCAAGCAGTGGCAG CTGATCTTCAAACATTATGATAAAGACAAATCCAGCTCCATAAGTAGTTTTGAGATGAGGAACGCTGTCAATGATGCAG GGTTTCAGCTCAACAAACAGCTGTATGACATCTTAGCCATGCGCTACGCAGATGAACACCTGAATATCGACTTTGACAGCTACATCTGCTGTTTTGTGAGACTAGAGGGCATGTTCA GGGCATTCAATGCCTTTGATAAAGATGGGGATGGACTAATCAAGCTTAATGTCCTGGAG tGGCTTCAGCTGACCATGTACTCTTAA
- the capn3b gene encoding calpain-3b isoform X3: protein METRTDQGLVKGHAYSIIALEECDEVAKDSRIRLIRLRNPWGWVLWKGPWSPNSKEWSTISIADKENLKKQTVESSEFWMSFDDFQKNFTKLEMCNLTPDTLQGDERHSWTVSVNEGRWVRGSSAGGCRNFPDTFWTNPQYRLQLYEEDDDPEDGEVVCTVVVALMQKGRRMQRHKGAKFLTIGFSIYEVPKEMCGQDQHLQKDFFLYTASIAKCKTYINLREVTERFRLPPGEYVIIPTTFEAHQEGEFILRVFSEKQSTSEEAESTIGSTITQQDKKKKEKPIVFVSDRARANKEIEHDSIQGEKRKKPKKKLLQPEEETEEEKQFRAIYQQIAGEDMQICANELKMIMRNILAKHSEIKTKEGFSLETCRSMIALMDTDGTGKLNLQEFKHLWKKIKQWQLIFKHYDKDKSSSISSFEMRNAVNDAGFQLNKQLYDILAMRYADEHLNIDFDSYICCFVRLEGMFRAFNAFDKDGDGLIKLNVLEWLQLTMYS, encoded by the exons ATGGAGACTCGAACTGACCAAGGGCTGGTCAAAGGTCACGCCTACTCTATCATAGCACTAGAAGAG TGTGACGAGGTTGCAAAGGACTCCAGAATTCGCTTGATACGTTTACGCAATCCCTGGGGTTGGGTGCTGTGGAAGGGACCCTGGAGCCCAAA TTCAAAGGAGTGGTCGACCATTTCCATCGCAGACAAAGAGAACCTAAAAAAACAGACTGTAGAGTCGAGTGAGTTCTG GATGTCCTTTGATGATTTCCAGAAGAACTTCACTAAGCTGGAAATGTGTAACCTCACTCCCGACACACTGCAGGGAGATGAACGGCACAGCTGGACGGTGTCAGTCAATGAGGGCCGCTGGGTGAGAGGCAGCTCGGCTGGCGGCTGCAGGAACTTCCCAG acacATTTTGGACAAACCCTCAGTATCGGCTGCAGCTGTATGAAGAGGATGACGACCCAGAGGATGGGGAGGTGGTCTGTACTGTTGTTGTGGCTCTGATGCAGAAAGGACGAAGGATGCAACGCCATAAAGGGGCCAAATTTCTCACCATTGGATTTTCCATCTATGAG GTGCCGAAGGAG ATGTGTGGACAGGATCAACACCTGCAGAAGGACTTCTTCCTGTACACAGCCTCCATAGCTAAATGCAAGACCTACATTAACCTGCGGGAGGTAACGGAGCGTTTCCGCCTGCCTCCAGGAGAGTATGTCATCatccccacaacctttgaagCCCATCAAGAGGGAGAGTTCATCCTCAGGGTCTTCTCTGAGAAGCAGAGCACGTCTGA GGAAGCTGAGAGCACAATCGGGTCTACAATAACGCAG caagacaagaaaaagaaagaaaag CcgattgtgtttgtgtcagacaGAGCACGTGCCAACAAAGAAATTGAGCATGACAGCATTCAgggggaaaagagaaagaaaccaaAG AAAAAACTGTTACAACCTGAGGAGGAGACTGAGGAGGAAAAACAGTTCAGAGCCATTTACCAACAGATTGCTGGTGAG GACATGCAGATCTGTGCCAACGAACTTAAGATGATCATGAGGAACATACTCGCCAAAC ATAGTGAAATTAAGACTAAAGAAGGTTTCAGTCTTGAGACATGCCGGAGTATGATCGCTTTGATGGAC ACTGATGGCACAGGAAAGCTGAACCTGCAGGAGTTCAAACACTTGTGGAAAAAGATCAAGCAGTGGCAG CTGATCTTCAAACATTATGATAAAGACAAATCCAGCTCCATAAGTAGTTTTGAGATGAGGAACGCTGTCAATGATGCAG GGTTTCAGCTCAACAAACAGCTGTATGACATCTTAGCCATGCGCTACGCAGATGAACACCTGAATATCGACTTTGACAGCTACATCTGCTGTTTTGTGAGACTAGAGGGCATGTTCA GGGCATTCAATGCCTTTGATAAAGATGGGGATGGACTAATCAAGCTTAATGTCCTGGAG tGGCTTCAGCTGACCATGTACTCTTAA
- the capn3b gene encoding calpain-3b isoform X4, with protein sequence MCNLTPDTLQGDERHSWTVSVNEGRWVRGSSAGGCRNFPDTFWTNPQYRLQLYEEDDDPEDGEVVCTVVVALMQKGRRMQRHKGAKFLTIGFSIYEVPKEMCGQDQHLQKDFFLYTASIAKCKTYINLREVTERFRLPPGEYVIIPTTFEAHQEGEFILRVFSEKQSTSEEAESTIGSTITQQDKKKKEKPIVFVSDRARANKEIEHDSIQGEKRKKPKKKLLQPEEETEEEKQFRAIYQQIAGEDMQICANELKMIMRNILAKHSEIKTKEGFSLETCRSMIALMDTDGTGKLNLQEFKHLWKKIKQWQLIFKHYDKDKSSSISSFEMRNAVNDAGFQLNKQLYDILAMRYADEHLNIDFDSYICCFVRLEGMFRAFNAFDKDGDGLIKLNVLEWLQLTMYS encoded by the exons ATGTGTAACCTCACTCCCGACACACTGCAGGGAGATGAACGGCACAGCTGGACGGTGTCAGTCAATGAGGGCCGCTGGGTGAGAGGCAGCTCGGCTGGCGGCTGCAGGAACTTCCCAG acacATTTTGGACAAACCCTCAGTATCGGCTGCAGCTGTATGAAGAGGATGACGACCCAGAGGATGGGGAGGTGGTCTGTACTGTTGTTGTGGCTCTGATGCAGAAAGGACGAAGGATGCAACGCCATAAAGGGGCCAAATTTCTCACCATTGGATTTTCCATCTATGAG GTGCCGAAGGAG ATGTGTGGACAGGATCAACACCTGCAGAAGGACTTCTTCCTGTACACAGCCTCCATAGCTAAATGCAAGACCTACATTAACCTGCGGGAGGTAACGGAGCGTTTCCGCCTGCCTCCAGGAGAGTATGTCATCatccccacaacctttgaagCCCATCAAGAGGGAGAGTTCATCCTCAGGGTCTTCTCTGAGAAGCAGAGCACGTCTGA GGAAGCTGAGAGCACAATCGGGTCTACAATAACGCAG caagacaagaaaaagaaagaaaag CcgattgtgtttgtgtcagacaGAGCACGTGCCAACAAAGAAATTGAGCATGACAGCATTCAgggggaaaagagaaagaaaccaaAG AAAAAACTGTTACAACCTGAGGAGGAGACTGAGGAGGAAAAACAGTTCAGAGCCATTTACCAACAGATTGCTGGTGAG GACATGCAGATCTGTGCCAACGAACTTAAGATGATCATGAGGAACATACTCGCCAAAC ATAGTGAAATTAAGACTAAAGAAGGTTTCAGTCTTGAGACATGCCGGAGTATGATCGCTTTGATGGAC ACTGATGGCACAGGAAAGCTGAACCTGCAGGAGTTCAAACACTTGTGGAAAAAGATCAAGCAGTGGCAG CTGATCTTCAAACATTATGATAAAGACAAATCCAGCTCCATAAGTAGTTTTGAGATGAGGAACGCTGTCAATGATGCAG GGTTTCAGCTCAACAAACAGCTGTATGACATCTTAGCCATGCGCTACGCAGATGAACACCTGAATATCGACTTTGACAGCTACATCTGCTGTTTTGTGAGACTAGAGGGCATGTTCA GGGCATTCAATGCCTTTGATAAAGATGGGGATGGACTAATCAAGCTTAATGTCCTGGAG tGGCTTCAGCTGACCATGTACTCTTAA
- the capn3b gene encoding calpain-3b isoform X5 — translation MRCRRRYAHLAEGHFFEMCGQDQHLQKDFFLYTASIAKCKTYINLREVTERFRLPPGEYVIIPTTFEAHQEGEFILRVFSEKQSTSEEAESTIGSTITQQDKKKKEKPIVFVSDRARANKEIEHDSIQGEKRKKPKKKLLQPEEETEEEKQFRAIYQQIAGEDMQICANELKMIMRNILAKHSEIKTKEGFSLETCRSMIALMDTDGTGKLNLQEFKHLWKKIKQWQLIFKHYDKDKSSSISSFEMRNAVNDAGFQLNKQLYDILAMRYADEHLNIDFDSYICCFVRLEGMFRAFNAFDKDGDGLIKLNVLEWLQLTMYS, via the exons ATGAG GTGCCGAAGGAGGTATGCCCATCTTGCAGAAGGACATTTTTTTGAG ATGTGTGGACAGGATCAACACCTGCAGAAGGACTTCTTCCTGTACACAGCCTCCATAGCTAAATGCAAGACCTACATTAACCTGCGGGAGGTAACGGAGCGTTTCCGCCTGCCTCCAGGAGAGTATGTCATCatccccacaacctttgaagCCCATCAAGAGGGAGAGTTCATCCTCAGGGTCTTCTCTGAGAAGCAGAGCACGTCTGA GGAAGCTGAGAGCACAATCGGGTCTACAATAACGCAG caagacaagaaaaagaaagaaaag CcgattgtgtttgtgtcagacaGAGCACGTGCCAACAAAGAAATTGAGCATGACAGCATTCAgggggaaaagagaaagaaaccaaAG AAAAAACTGTTACAACCTGAGGAGGAGACTGAGGAGGAAAAACAGTTCAGAGCCATTTACCAACAGATTGCTGGTGAG GACATGCAGATCTGTGCCAACGAACTTAAGATGATCATGAGGAACATACTCGCCAAAC ATAGTGAAATTAAGACTAAAGAAGGTTTCAGTCTTGAGACATGCCGGAGTATGATCGCTTTGATGGAC ACTGATGGCACAGGAAAGCTGAACCTGCAGGAGTTCAAACACTTGTGGAAAAAGATCAAGCAGTGGCAG CTGATCTTCAAACATTATGATAAAGACAAATCCAGCTCCATAAGTAGTTTTGAGATGAGGAACGCTGTCAATGATGCAG GGTTTCAGCTCAACAAACAGCTGTATGACATCTTAGCCATGCGCTACGCAGATGAACACCTGAATATCGACTTTGACAGCTACATCTGCTGTTTTGTGAGACTAGAGGGCATGTTCA GGGCATTCAATGCCTTTGATAAAGATGGGGATGGACTAATCAAGCTTAATGTCCTGGAG tGGCTTCAGCTGACCATGTACTCTTAA